The following coding sequences lie in one Sorex araneus isolate mSorAra2 chromosome 4, mSorAra2.pri, whole genome shotgun sequence genomic window:
- the PLA2G7 gene encoding platelet-activating factor acetylhydrolase, which translates to MWPPKIHALFCLCGCLALAHPFDWQNLSPIGHIKSSAWINKIQYLMSAVNSSQTRIPRGKGPYSVGCTDLMFEYTREGSFLRLYYPSKGDDHAEAIWIPNKEYFFGLSKILGTNWLMGKVLNLLFGSMTIPANWNSPLRTGEKYPLIIFSHGLGAFRTLYSAIGIDLASHGFIVATVEHRDESASATYYFQNQSAAETGNKTWVYLKIPKQEESSERNKQVRQRAKECSRALSLILDINHGKPVKNVLDLPFDIKQLKDSIDKNKIAVMGHSFGGATVLQTLSEDHRFRCGIALDAWMFPLGDEVYSRIPQPLFYINSERFQYHKNIEKMEQSYLPGKERKMITIRGSVHQNFADFTFVTGKITAYIFALKGKIDSNVAIDLSNKASLAFLQKHLGLQKDFDQWDCLIEGDDDNLIPGSNIKMINRNVTVHHSIE; encoded by the exons ATGTGGCCACCCAAGATACACGCACttttctgcctctgtggctgccTCGCACTGGCTCATCCATTTGACTGGCAAAATCTAAGTCCTATTGGCCACATTAAGTCATCAG caTGGATAAACAAAATACAATATCTGATGTCTGCTGTAAACTCTAGTCAAACACGGATCCCAAGAGGAAAAGGACCTTACTCTGTTGGTTGTACAGACTTGATGTTTGAGTACACTCGTGAG GGCTCCTTCTTGCGTTTGTATTATCCATCCAAAGGAGATGATCATGCTGAAGCCATCTGGATCCCAAACAAGGAATACTTTTTTGGTCTTAGTAAGATTCTTGGAACAAACTGGTTAATGGGCAAAGTTTTGAACTTACTATTTG GTTCAATGACAATTCCTGCAAACTGGAATTCCCCTCTGAGGACTGGTGAAAAATAtccattaattattttttctcatggTCTTGGAGCATTCAG gaCACTTTATTCTGCCATTGGCATTGACCTGGCATCTCATGGATTTATTGTTGCTACTGTAGAACACAG AGATGAGTCTGCATCTGCCACTTACTACTTCCAAAATCAGTCTGCTGCAGAAACAGGGAACAAGACTTGGGTGTATCTTAAAATCCCAAAACAAGAGGAATCATCTGAACGAAATAAACAG GTACGGCAAAGAGCCAAGGAGTGTTCCCGAGCTCTCAGTTTGATTCTTGACATTAATCATGGAAAGCCAGTGAAGAATGTCTTGGATCTACCTTTTGATATAAAGCAGCTGAAG gaTTCTAtcgataaaaataaaatagcagtaaTGGGACATTCTTTTGGTGGAGCCACAGTTCTTCAGACTCTTAGTGAAGATCACAGATTCCG ATGCGGTATTGCCCTGGATGCATGGATGTTTCCATTGGGTGATGAAGTATATTCCAGAATTCCTCAACCCCTTTTTTATATTAACTCTGAGCGGTTtcaatatcataaaaatattgaaaaaatggaACAAAGCTACTTACcgggtaaagaaagaaaaatgatcacAATCAG ggGCTCAGTCCATCAGAATTTTGCTGATTTCACTTTTGTAACTGGCAAAATAACTGCTTACATATTtgcattaaaaggaaaaatagattcGAATGTAGCAATTGATCTTTCCAACAAAGCCTCATTAGCATTCTTACAAAAGCATTTGG GACTTCAGAAAGATTTTGATCAGTGGGACTGCTTGATTGAAGGGGATGATGATAATCTCATTCCAGGGAGCAATATTAAGATGATCAACAGGAACGTCACTGTACATCACTCTAtagaatga